One Candidatus Niyogibacteria bacterium genomic region harbors:
- a CDS encoding 3'-5' exonuclease has product MMSFGACVVGSPEISFYRELKPISDKFIPETVAVPGLNRDQLIETGVDPAIAMQEFVLWLSDTCGQTACPIFIAFNATFDWMFINWYLIHFVGNNPFGISGWDIKAYYAGITRSNSWSDTSKKKMNKRFLSPRPHTHNALDDAREQAEIFMRLREEAKSC; this is encoded by the coding sequence ATGATGTCGTTTGGCGCATGTGTTGTCGGTTCTCCCGAAATTAGTTTTTACCGGGAACTCAAGCCTATTTCGGATAAATTCATACCTGAAACCGTCGCGGTACCCGGGTTAAACAGAGATCAGCTAATTGAAACTGGCGTAGATCCCGCAATTGCCATGCAAGAATTTGTTCTGTGGCTTAGTGATACTTGCGGACAAACTGCATGTCCTATTTTTATAGCATTCAACGCAACTTTTGATTGGATGTTCATAAACTGGTATTTAATTCACTTTGTCGGCAATAATCCGTTCGGAATCTCCGGTTGGGATATCAAAGCGTACTATGCCGGCATCACACGGAGCAATTCCTGGTCTGACACTTCAAAGAAAAAAATGAATAAGAGATTTCTTTCTCCCAGACCACACACCCATAACGCTCTTGATGATGCTCGTGAACAAGCAGAAATTTTTATGCGCCTCCGCGAAGAAGCCAAATCATGTTAA
- a CDS encoding winged helix-turn-helix transcriptional regulator translates to MKDNIKATERILKALANRRRLAIVKYLKKEKEATVGDIAEEIKISFTATSKHLGVLAAADITEKEQRSSEMWYRLSSECHHIAKYISHSLE, encoded by the coding sequence ATGAAAGATAATATAAAAGCAACGGAAAGAATTTTGAAAGCCCTAGCCAACAGGCGCAGGTTGGCCATTGTTAAATATCTAAAAAAAGAAAAAGAAGCGACTGTCGGCGATATTGCCGAAGAAATCAAAATATCTTTTACGGCCACCTCAAAACATCTGGGAGTGCTGGCCGCCGCCGACATTACGGAGAAAGAACAGAGGAGTTCGGAGATGTGGTATCGTCTTTCTTCGGAATGCCACCACATAGCCAAATATATTTCACATTCGCTCGAATAG